CTGGGACCGGAAGCGGCGTGGGCGATGACATTCGTGGCTGCAGGCTTTCTGTGGAGCGCGGCATCAACCCACATCGCGGACATGGTCCGGAGCAAGAACTTCGCCATCAACAATGCCGGGCCGATTTTCTGGTGGGACATTCTCACGCCGCTCACGCTTCTGATCGGCCTCTTGCTCCTGCACCGCTGAGGGCCGGCTAGGCGACGGAGGCTAGAGGCCGAGTTCGCGCCAACTGCTCTCGTGCAGCGTAACGCCGTAGTGTGCGGCGGCCTTCTTGATATTGGCGAAGGCAAGATCCCGGTCGGCGTCCGATACGCCTTCAACCTGATCGAAGCGCGCGAGTGCGTTCTTCACATGCGCCGCGTCCGTCAGCGGCTCTTTGCGCTGTTTCGGAAACGCGTACACACTTTCGGGAAGTTCGGCACGATCATGAATCTCGCCGTGCTCGTCATGGGGCATCCACGTCGTTTCCATAGGAGCTACTCCTTGTCGCCGGGGCCTCCCGGCGCCGCATCAAAGTGGACTACCAACCATATGGTGGGCGGCGCGACCTGTGTCCAGGTCACTCGGTGGCGGCAATGGGCGGGGAGCAGCAGCCAATCTCCAGGCTCGAGGTCGCGGTCCCGGCTCTCGCCGTCGATGCGCAGACGAGCAGCCCCCGAGACAAGCAGCACGAATTCATCACGGCTCTGATCGTACCAATCGCCGTCGGGCGTTGCCTGACCCGTCGAGACGATGCGCTCGATGCGGACCCCAGGACTTTCGACGATTGCGTCGAAGAGTTCTTCGGCCTGCAGACCTGTCGGGAGCCCCGCGTTCAGCGCCCCCGACAGCACCCCGCCGGCTCGCTCAAGGGGCAATCGTGGTCACCTGGTAAAAGCTCTCCAGCCATTTGCCCTCATCCTGAACCAGGATCGATGTGATAAAGACCGTGCTGTCGACGGGCTTGTCTTCATAGGTGCCTTCGAACTTTGCGGTCAGCGTCCGCATGGCGCTGTTGGGACCGAGGAAGACGACAGTCGGTTCGCTGAGGTCAGTTTGCTTGATGTCGGTCTTGGACAAACCGGCGATCATCTGCTCCACCGTTTCCGGCCCGCGATGAAAAGGCAAGACAGCGATGTGATCCTCGGTCATAAGCGCCTTGAGTGCATCGGGATCGTCCGTCGCAAAAGCCTCGTCCAGCTGTCCGACGGTATTGTCGATCGCCTCGACGTCGGCAAGGCGCTCGTCGGCGAGGGCTGGCACTGCAAGAAGTACACACGTTATGAGTGCAGCGAGTAATTTGATCATGCTAGGCTCCTGTCCGGATCGCTACCGAGTGACAATTGCTATTTCATCCCGACGAACCAACGAACACAACAGACCTTCCACGCCATGACATCTTCCGACTTCCTAACCCGAGGGCGGCCGATCTCTAAGGGCACGGCCGCCCTGCTGATCATCGACGTGCAGAACGGAACGTGTGGGCCCGAACAAGCACGGCGCCGTCCGGAGCTGCACGCCGCTCTGAGGGACCGCGCCGTGCCCAATATCGAGAGCCTGCTCCGTGCCTTCCGGCGCGCCCGAGCGGAGGTGATCTTCACGGTCATCGAGAACTTGACGGCGAACGGCCGCGACAGAAGCCTCGACTACAAACTTTCCGGCATGGGCTTCCCGAAAGGCTCGCACGAAGCCCAGGTGATCCCGGCACTTGCCCCCAAAGAGGACGAGCTGGTCCTTCCCAAGTCGTCGTCTTCTGTCTTTAACTCGACGATGCTCGACTATGTCTTGCGCAATATCGGCATTGAGGACGTCTTCGTCGTCGGCTGCCTCACGGATCAATGCATCGACCATGCGGTGAAGGACGGTGCGGATCGCGGCTACTACATGACGTGCATCCATGACGCCTGCGTCGCGGAGACGGAGGTGCGCCACGAGGCGGCGCTCTCCTGCTTCGGCGGCTATTGCCGAATGCTCAGCACGGAGGATGCGCTGAGCCTCATTGGGGCCACCTGACGGCGAACGCGCTCCTAACCGCCAACCTGCTTCAAGGCGAAGGGCTTGAGCTCCTTGCTCGACTTCAGAAATTCGGTGGTGCGTTTAAGATCCCTCACCCGCGCCGACGAATATAAGCCCGTCGTGCACGTCGTATCCGAGTAGGACTCCGTCACCATCACATAAGGCCCGTCGTCGCGGACGATATTGCAGGCGCAGACGGCCCTTGTCGGGTCGGCCGGGTCGACGATGCACGGCCGGTCGAAGCACCAGGCCCAGGGGCGATCGTTTGTGCAGGCGGCATAGGTCTTCACCGGGAAATAGCGGGAGACGACCTGCTTGCCCTCCGGCGTATCGATCGGCTCGTGGCAAGGCGTACTGCCGACGGAGAAACCCGTCTTGACGGCGCAGTCGCAGAAAACGGTCTCCTCGCCTTCCTCGATCGGCGCGCATCTCGCCGTGGTGCAGAGCGCATAGGTGCTTTCGCAAACGAGATAGCGGGTCATCGTCTCGTCGTCGCTGCAACCTGCTACCGCCAACACTAGAACCGAGAGCACTGAAGCCGCTAGAAGTCTCATCCTGTCCTCCGTGGTATCCGGCACCGGCAAAGATAGACCGATCCGGTCACGCCATCGCGCGTTTCGCCGGCTGCAGTTTATGCGCCGTTAACTGCGATCGGACGACGGCGGTTTCAGGACTTAGTAGACTTCGGCATAGCGCGCGCACAGGTCCGCCTCGGACAAGTCCGCCACATAGGCCGCCTCCGACCGCTTGTGCCGCATATAGGCCTCGAAGAAGACCGGACCGAACCACGACTTCATCGCGTCGCTCGCTTCCATGAGATCGAGAGCCGCGCTCAAGGAAGACGGCAACGGCGCCTCCGTCTCCGGCAGAGAAAGCTGACGGGCTATTCCGTCCGCTCCGGCAAAGATCATCGCGCCGAGCGCCATGTAGGGACTGGCCGCCGCGTCGCAAACGCGGAACTCGAGATTGAACTGCGCCTGCCGCTGCTCCTCTCCCGCCGCATCGAAGACGGGACAGATTCGAAGCGCCGCCCCGCGATCCTGCAGTTTGATGTCGGCCACGGTCGGCGCCCACCGGTCGGGCACGAGCCGCAAGTAAGAGACCGGCGACGGCGTTGTGACCGCGCACAGAGCCGGAAGATGGTGCAGAATCCCGGCGGCGAAGTGCGCCGCGACAGCGCTGAGACCCATGGGACCGTTTGGATCGCTTGTCACGGGCGCGCCCGAGGCGTCATGCAAGCTGAAATGGATGTGTACGCCGTTGCCGGCCCCGCCCGCCACGGGCATCGGCGAAAAAATGGCCCGGTTCTCCAGGCGAAAGGCCGCGCCGCGCGCCATTTCTCGCGCAATGACGCCTGCATCCGCGGCGGCCAGTGCGGCATCGGGCGCAACCGTCATCTCATACTGTCGGGGCCCGTACTCGGCCAGGAACGAATCCGGGTGGACACTTGCGGCGCGAATGGCGGCCATCACCATCTCGCCGAAGACGCCCTGGCGCCGGAAGGCGTTGAGGCTGTAGGCATGGCCCGGCACGTCCTCGACGCCCGTGTAAACGAACTCCTGCTCGAACGCGGCAAGGAGTTCGAGGCCACTCGCCTGTTTCAGCGCACCGATCGCCCGCCGCAGGAAGGCGCGGACGCAGCACTCCCAGGGGCTCCCGTCCGTATTGCGAATGTCGCCGAGAAAGAAGTGCTCGGGCGCGGAGCCGTCGCGGAAGTCGACATGCACCTCCGCCGTCGGGTCCGGCACGATCATGAGGTCGCCCGCCGTCCCGAAGGGCGTATCGAGGATCGGCCCGAAGCATGTCTGCATCAGATTGGAGTGCGTCCAGCCGATGCCGAGCTTCCGCCGGGCCGGCAACTCCGTGGACGGAAATCCCTTGCCGCGCACGAGCCCGGCGATATCGCACGTTCCGACGAACGTCAAATCCTCGCGCAGCATGACACCTCCCCACGTCGACGATGCGAGCGTATCAGTCTACGCCAGGCGGCGGCGATAGGGAGCCGCAATTGTCGGCGGGGACCGTTACAACGGGCGAATCTGCGCGCTGGCGGTGCTCACCCAGGTGGCAGACAGACTTTGCAGTTCACGCGCCTGCGCTTGCACGGCCCCGATATGGTTGAACCAATAGGCAACCCCGAGGCGCATGGCTTCCATCGGCGTTTTCGCCCCGGCCAAATCGCGCGCGAGCTCGAGCCCCGCACTGACATTCGAATGGGCGATGTCTACCAGCTTCGTATTCATCGCGATGGCGGCCGGAAGCGCGCCCTGCAAAGAACAGCTCAACACTGGTGCCGGCACCATCGCCTTCGTTTGGGTGGCATGCTTGGCCTTGGCGGCAGGCTTCGCCTTGGCTGCGGACTTCGGCGTGAGCGGCTTGGAGGGCGACTTCGCCGCGGACAGGTTCTTCTCCGGTTTCGTTGACACCTGCTTCGTGCCGGCGGCCTTGTTGGAGGTCTTGGCAACGGCCTTCGCCGCCTTGTTGACCGCAGCCTTGGTAGGCGCGGAGGCCATGGCCTTGGCCGGGTTGCCGCCTTTGCTCTTGGCAGATTTCCGCTTGGAGCCGGCCGGTTTTGAAGCACCCGGCCGAACAGTGCTCGGCTTCGCAGCACGTGGCTTCACGCGTTGCTCGCCGTCCTGTGCCGTGATCGTCGTATCCTTGGTCATCGCGAAAACCCCGCTCTACGCATGGTACACACCAGTCCACCACTGCAGAACGCGTGGCATGCAGAGGCAGTTTCAATCGGACGATGCCGCCACGGCGATTTCTCGGCGGCACGGCTTCAAGTCTGCTGACTTGGTGTGACAGTTCAAATGGGAGCTGAGGGCAACGCCGCGACGGCGTGAGAATTTCCGCGTCATGCCCCGGCTCGCCGCTCTTGAGGAAGGTTAGCGGCGAAGGGTAAACAAGTGGTACCGGCGGTGCGGGCCGACGCCAGGACTACGAGGCCGTCCCCGTGCGGCCCCGGTTGCGGGACTTGCGCGCGCGCAAGAATGCGCGGCATTTGATGAAAAGGTTCCAGAGCAGGAAGACCAGCAGAGCGGTGAACATCATACCGAAGGCGACAATCAGCATCGCTGGCAACCCGCGAAAGACGGACTGTGGCTTATGCCCCTAGCGCCCGTTCAAACCCCATCAGCCATGACAATCGCCACGGACCCCGTCTTTTTCCGACTTCTTGCCGACAGTTACAAGCGCTTGCTTGCCTGCCCTCCGCCCTTTCTCGAGGGATGTGACGGTGACGGCCCAGACTGGCTTTACAGCCGTGCACCCAATTGCGTTCTGGCACATAACACGGCGGACGATCCCCTGTTCCTCTACGCGAACAAGGCCGCACAAGCCCTATTCGAGTACGAATGGGACGAGATCGTCGGCATGCCTTCGCGATTGTCCGCGGAGGCTCCGAACCGCGCCGAGCGCCAGAGGCTGTTGGATGCGGTATCGCGCGACGGTTTTGCGACCGGCTATAGCGGCATCCGGATCTCGAAATCCGGTCGCCGGTTTCGGATCGAGAACGGCGTTTTGTGGCAGTTGCGCGACGCCAGAGGCACGCTCCACGGCGTCGCCGCAACCTTCAGCAATTGGACGTCTTTGATAGAGCGCTGACTAGCGGTAACCGGCAGCCTTCAGAGCCGACTTGCAGGTCTGCGACAGGCTGCTCTTCTTCTCGCGCATGCAGACTTCCAGCTGCTTGGAGCCGATCGTCTTATCGCCGCAGTGCCGCTTGTAATCCTGCTTGCAGCTCGCCCGAATCGCCTTGGTATAGGCATCGGCATTGGCCACACCGGCGAAAGAGACAGCCGTCAGGCCCGCGATCAACAGTCCAGAAAATACAGTTTTCATATTTCAAAGTCCCTTTGTTCCCGGCAGCGCAACCTACCAAACACCCCTCACAGCGCAAGCCCGCTTTCGGGATCGCGGCGTGAATTTAGAAAAAACGCGGAATTTGTGGGCGTGGCGCAACAGCGCATGCACCGCCACATTTACAGCTTCCTGACATCACTCGCAGGTTCGCTGGCCACACGAATCGGCTCAAGGGCACGTATTCCCGCCGCTTTGCGTGCATTTCGTTGAACTGCGCGAGGAAAGCTTTCTCGATCGTCGTGACGCTTCGAGAGGCCCCCGTCTTCTTTAGTCGCGTTTGGTAGCGCAGAATCGCCGCTAGTACTTCTTCTTTTTAGTCGTCCCCGGTGTCGGCGCGGCGTCGGCAATACAATTGGTGATATACGCCTCGCGTTCACCGGCGCGAAGCGGCGGCGTCACCTTGTTTGCCGCTCTTTCGCATGCATTGCGGACCGCGTCCGATACTTGCGCATGCGCGGGAACGCTCAGAGCCGCGACATATGCTAGGGCAGCCAGAGCCACCGCGGTGCCTAACCTTGTCATATCACGCCATCCTTCGTTCGATTGTTGCCCGAAGCAGTATAGCACCCTGGTAATGCCGCGTGACGGTCCCTACATGACAGCGGCCACCGCCTTGGTGGACGGCCCGCGCCCGCGGGCCTGGAGGGGTTGAGGCGACACGAGGGGTCCAAGGGGACAATGTCGCCAGTTTGTCATCAGCCACACCAATAAGTGCATCGTGCGTGAAGCGTTTTTGCAAGCGGAGGCTGTCATGAATTTCGGAGATATTGTCGGTGAAATGATCCGTCAGGGCATGTCGCCTCAGACGCAGCAGCGGGTGGAGCATGCAACGGGCCCGGACGGCCTCGGCGGCGGGTCTGGTTCCGCCGACCTCGGCGCCATCCTCGGCAGCATTCTGGGGGACTCGTCTTCCGGTGGGAGCGCAGGAGGCGGCAGCTCGGCAGGTGGCCTGGGCGATATCCTGGGCGGCCTACTCGGCGGCCAGAGCGGCAGCTCCGGCGGACAGAGCGGCGGCCAAGCTTCCGGCGGGCTTGGCGACATCCTCGGCAGCATCCTTGGCGGCGGACAGTCGTCTGGGAGTTCCAGCAGTCAGGGCTCCGGCGGTCTCGGCGATATTCTCGGCAATCTGGGCAACATGCTCGGGTCTCCGAGCGGCGTCGGCGGTATGAGCAAGGGCGAGCTCGGCGGCCTCGGCGCGCTGGCGGGCGCTATCCTCGGCGGCGGCGGCAGTTCCGCGAAGGGAGCGGTCGGCGGCAGCGCCATGGCCATTCTCGGCACGCTCGCCCTGTCGGCCCTCAAGAACTGGCAGGCTCAATCGGCCGCCGGCGACAACGTCAATGCGCTCGGCCTCACGGAAACCGAGGTGAAACAGATTTCGGCGCCCGAGACGGCAGAGCTGTGCCTGCGCGGTATGATCGAAGCGATCAAATCCGACGGCGAAGTCTCGCAGGACGAAATTCAGAAGCTGACCGGCAAGCTCGCCGAGGGCGGCATCACCGACGAGGAGAAGCGGTTTGTTCAGGCCGAGATGGCGAAGCCGCAGGATCTTGCCGGGCTCGTGAAGGCCATTCCCAACCCGGAAGTCGGCATTCAGGTTTATGCGGCGGCGCTGATGGCGATCTCCGTCGACACGCCGGCCGAGAAAGCCTTCCTGAAAGGTCTCGCCCAAGGAGCCGGCATCGACCCCGACGCGGTCGCACGGCTTCATCAGATGGTCGGCGCACCGGCGGCTTAGGCGATGCGTCTTTAAAGAACCGGAGAGACCGCAAGAGCGCGCCTATCGGAGGCGCTCAAGCGGCCCGCTCCAAACGGTCCTCGAACTTGGATGAGGGCCTGTCATTCGAGGAAAGGAAACGACATGGGTTTTTTTGATTTCGTGAAGAACGCGGGCAAGAGCATCTTCGGGTCGGGCGCGGACGCAGCCGAGACCGACGCCGCGGAAGCCATCGCCAAGGAGGTCGGCGATCCGAGCCTGGCCGACAAGATCAAGGTCGAAGTCGACGGCGAGACCGTGAAGGTCACCGGCGACGTCCCCGATCAAGAGACACGCGAGAAGATCATCGTAGCCGCCGGCAATGTAGAGGGCATCTCCAAGGTCGACGAATCCCTGAAGGCGGCGGACGACAAGCCGGAAGGCAAGTTCCACACGGTCGCCAAGGGCGACACGCTCTGGGCCATCGCCGAGAAGGCATATGGCGACGGCTCCAAGTACATGACGATCTTTGAGGCCAACAAGCCGATGCTCTCCCATCCCGACAAGATCTATCCGGGACAGGTGCTGCGTATCCCCATGTTTGTCGACTAGGGCCCGCAGCGCGGCGCAAAAGCACTCTTGCTAGAGCCAACAAAAAATGGCCGGGGCGAACCCCGGCCGTTGTGATTTGCGCAACCGGCCTTTTCTTTGTCCTACCGGCCTTCGGCCTACTTGAGGACAAGCCTGCTTGAGCGCGCATCTATTTGCGCTGTCGTAGGACCTAGCCCTTGATCTGCGCGGCCTTGTCCAGCAGGGCCTGAGCCTGGCGGATCGAGGCGATGTCGATGAGACGGCCGTCGAGCGACACCGCGCCCTTGCCTTCCTTGGCGGCCTGCTTCATCGCGTCGACGATGCGCTGAGCCTTCTCGACTTCGGCGGCAGCCGGCGAGAACACTTCGTTGGCCAGCGGAATCTGCGAAGGATGGATGGCCCATTTGCCCTCGAAGCCGAGCACGGCGCCGCGCTTGGCGGCGGCCTTGTAGCCGTCCGGATCCGAGAAGTCGCCGAACGGACCGTCGATCGGACGCAGGCCGTAAGCGCGGCACGCGACCATCATGCGCGACAGGGCATAGTGCCAAGGATCGGCCCAGTGATACTGACGCTCTCCGCTCTCGTCGGCGTCGGTCAGCACGCCGTGATCCGGGTGCGGGCCGCCGATGCCCACGGTGCGGGCGCGGGTGGAAGCCGCGTAGTCGGCAACGCCAAAGCTCATGGCCTCGACGCGCGGGCTCGACTGGGCGATGGCTTCCACATTGGCCATGCCGAGCGCGGTTTCGATGAGCAGCTCGAGGCCGAGCTTCTTCTCGTACTTCTTGTACTGCTCAACCTGCGTGACGAGCATGTCGATGGCATAAACGTCCTGCGGCACGCCAACCTTCGGGATCAGGATCATGTCGAGGCGCGGGCAGTTCTCCAGAACCTCGATCACGTCGCGATACGCATAGTGAGTGTCGAGACCGTTGATGCGGATCATCATGGTCTTGTTGCCCCAGTCGATGTCGTTCAAACCCTCGATGATGTTCTTGCGGGCCTGCTCTTTGTCGTCGGGGGCGACGGCATCCTCAAGGTCGAGGAAGATCACGTCCGCGGCACTTGCGGCGGCCTTCTCGAACATGCCGGGATTGGAACCGGGCACGGCCAGCTCCGAACGATGCAGACGCGGCGTCGCCTGCTGGATCAGCGTAAAGCTCATTTCATTCTCCTCCTGAATTAACCCGTGGCACCGAGACCGGCGGCTACGGTATTGATGGAAAGCAACAGCGCGGATTTGTAGGACTCGCGTTCCTGCTCGTTGTCGCTTGCTCTAAACCGGCGCAGGAGTTCCACCTGTTCCCGGCTAACCTGATTGACCGTCGGCAACCGCTCGGCCAACGATGCTTGGAACTGTTTGAAACGCTCTCCCGGGAAGGCGCTGCCCGAAAGCGCAAGCACCATGTCCTTCGTGAGCGCGTATTCCTTCTCAATCATCGCGAAGATCGTTTCGCGCACCTGCGCGTCGGACACGAGGCTCGCATAATCACGGGCGATCTTGAGATCGACCCGCGCAAGCGCTTTCTCGACTTCATCGATGATCAGGCGGAACAGGCGCGATCCCTTGAACATCTCGGCGAGAAGCCGCTCGCCCTTGTCGCCGCGCACTTCGAGAAAGCTCTGAATGGCACTGCCCACACCGTACCAGTTGGTGATCATGTGCCGGTTCTGGGACCAGGCGAACACCCAGGGAATGGCGCGCAAGTCCTTCAACGAACTCGCCCCGAAACGGCGCGCGGGTCTCGACCCGATATTGAGCATCGAGATTTCTTCCAAGGGACTGGCCGCCTGGAAATAGGAAACGAGATCGGGGTTCGAGAGCAGCTTGTCGTAAGCCACGCGCGAAAGTCCCGACAGCGCCTCGAGCGCATCGTCGAACTCGCCCTTGGGTTTCAGCGCCGCTTCGCGTTCCGACTTCAGAGCATGTTGAAGGACGCTGGAGACGAGCAGCTCCATCTGGTAAAGCGACGTCCCCTTGTTCGCATACTTGTAGGAGACGACCTCGCCCTGCTCCGTGACACGGAAGCGGCCACGGATCGATCCCGCCGGCTGAGCGGCGATGGCACGGCCCGTGGGCGCACCGCCACGCGACACCGAACCGCCGCGGCCATGGAAGAACGAAATCGGCGTCCCGGCACGCTCTCCCACACGGGTCAGCTGAGACTGGGCCTTCGCCAACTCCCAGTTGGAGGCGACGAAGCCGCCGTCCTTGTTCGAGTCCGAGTAGCCGAGCATGACCTCCTGGAGACCGCCCTGCCAGTGGGTCGACCGCCTGATCAGCGGGATGGCTAAAGCCTCACGCATGATCGCGGGCGCCGCCCGCAGATCGTCGATCGTTTCGAACAGCGGCACGATCGGCATGGAGCAGATCTCCGTTCCCGCCGCGTCCAGGAACAGTCCGCCATGCTTGGCGAGCAGATAGGCGCCGAGAATGTCGTCGACCGACCGGGTCATGGAAATGATGAACGACCCGTAGGCATCCGGATCGAGACCGCGGCGAATCTCCGCCGCCTGCTTGAACATCGCAATGGTCTCTTCCGCCTCGGCCGGTATCGGCTCGCCGGAGGGATCTGCCGGAAGCGGACGGGCGAGCGCGCGCAGAAGCCAAGTCCGCCATTCCGGCGAGCCAAGCTCCGGGGGCTCGCCCTCGGAATGGCCTTCGCTGCTCCACCACAGCGCCTGGACGGCCTGCGTGGTTCGCGTCGTGTTTTCCCGCAGATCGAGGCGCACCGTCGAAAAACGGAATAGCTCAACGGACCGCCGCACCGGGCACACCATGTCGGCCGCGATGGTCGGGCTTCTTGCCTCCGTCAGCGCACGCTCCATGCGCCGCAAGTCGTGGATCAGCTCGTCCGCATTGCTATAATGCGGCGTGCCGACTTCGATCTCCTTGCCCTCGGCGCGCTCAATCGTGGCGTCGAGCTTGCGCAAGACGCAGGTCAAGAACTGGCGGTATGGCTCGCCCGGATTGCGCTCCTTGATGCTGTCTGCATCGCCGCTCGCCCGCAATTCGAAAGCCAAGTCCTCCTGGAAGGACTCCGGCACCGGAAGGGCGCGCTGACTGATCGACAGCGAGCGGGCCAGGGCGATGAGACGATCGCGGTAGTGATGCAACGCCGCCATCGCGTTCTTGCGGAGAGCCCAGCCCGTGACCTCGGTGGTCACGAAGGGATTGCCGTCGCGGTCGCCGCCGATCCACGATCCGAACTGGAAGAAGGGCGGCAGGTCAAAATCAGTGTCGGGATAGTTGCGCTTCAGGGCTCCTTCCAGCAGCCCCATCATCTCCGGCGCCTTCTCGAACAGGGTCTCGTCGAAGAAGTGCAGGCCGCGGAGGACTTCATGCTCGACCGTGGGCTTCTGCAAGTGAAGCTCGCCGGTCATCCACACGAGTTCGATCTGATCCCTGATGTCGGCAAGAATCTGCTGCTGCTCGCGGTCAGTCCAGCGGACGCCTTCGAGCTCCCGAAGCAGAAGGTAGATTCTGCGGTACTTCTCGAGAACGGTGACGCGCTTGGACTCGGTCGGATGCGCGGTAATAACGGGACGGATGCGCAAGGTCTCCAGGAGGTTCTGGATCTCCCTGGCGCCAATACCGGCGTAGCGAGCCTCGCTCAGCACGTGATCGAAAGTGCCCAGCAGCGCATCGCGTCCGCGCGTACGCTCGATATAGCGGCGCCGGCGCATCGTCGCGTTCTGATCGGCGATGGATAGAAGCTGGAACCAAATTCCTTGAGCGGACAGAGCACGCGCCATGAGCTCTGGCGAGAACTCCGTAATGGACTTTTCGGCCGCCCCTGTCAGGACCGGCTCCAGCTCGGGTTGGTGGCGGCGGACGACGTCGAGCAGAAGGTCGAACAGGATATCGGCGGCGCCTTCCGGCGATGTGCCCGTTATCCTAGCTGCAGTGGCCACATCGGCCACCACATCGCCTTCTCTGACATCCTCGTCCATGATTAACGCTCGCACTCCGATCTCACCGACCGGTTTTCTTATTAGAAGCGGATCGCCGCACACGACGCTCCGCACACTGTATTCCTAGCACCGGCTCCGGCGCCCGGCAGCACGATGGGGCCCTTGGGTCCCATCTGCAATCGTTGGCTCGTTCGGAAAAGGCCGGTT
This genomic window from Methyloceanibacter caenitepidi contains:
- a CDS encoding tellurite resistance TerB family protein — encoded protein: MNFGDIVGEMIRQGMSPQTQQRVEHATGPDGLGGGSGSADLGAILGSILGDSSSGGSAGGGSSAGGLGDILGGLLGGQSGSSGGQSGGQASGGLGDILGSILGGGQSSGSSSSQGSGGLGDILGNLGNMLGSPSGVGGMSKGELGGLGALAGAILGGGGSSAKGAVGGSAMAILGTLALSALKNWQAQSAAGDNVNALGLTETEVKQISAPETAELCLRGMIEAIKSDGEVSQDEIQKLTGKLAEGGITDEEKRFVQAEMAKPQDLAGLVKAIPNPEVGIQVYAAALMAISVDTPAEKAFLKGLAQGAGIDPDAVARLHQMVGAPAA
- a CDS encoding phasin family protein gives rise to the protein MTKDTTITAQDGEQRVKPRAAKPSTVRPGASKPAGSKRKSAKSKGGNPAKAMASAPTKAAVNKAAKAVAKTSNKAAGTKQVSTKPEKNLSAAKSPSKPLTPKSAAKAKPAAKAKHATQTKAMVPAPVLSCSLQGALPAAIAMNTKLVDIAHSNVSAGLELARDLAGAKTPMEAMRLGVAYWFNHIGAVQAQARELQSLSATWVSTASAQIRPL
- a CDS encoding DUF6582 domain-containing protein, which translates into the protein METTWMPHDEHGEIHDRAELPESVYAFPKQRKEPLTDAAHVKNALARFDQVEGVSDADRDLAFANIKKAAAHYGVTLHESSWRELGL
- a CDS encoding glutamine synthetase family protein encodes the protein MLREDLTFVGTCDIAGLVRGKGFPSTELPARRKLGIGWTHSNLMQTCFGPILDTPFGTAGDLMIVPDPTAEVHVDFRDGSAPEHFFLGDIRNTDGSPWECCVRAFLRRAIGALKQASGLELLAAFEQEFVYTGVEDVPGHAYSLNAFRRQGVFGEMVMAAIRAASVHPDSFLAEYGPRQYEMTVAPDAALAAADAGVIAREMARGAAFRLENRAIFSPMPVAGGAGNGVHIHFSLHDASGAPVTSDPNGPMGLSAVAAHFAAGILHHLPALCAVTTPSPVSYLRLVPDRWAPTVADIKLQDRGAALRICPVFDAAGEEQRQAQFNLEFRVCDAAASPYMALGAMIFAGADGIARQLSLPETEAPLPSSLSAALDLMEASDAMKSWFGPVFFEAYMRHKRSEAAYVADLSEADLCARYAEVY
- a CDS encoding MEKHLA domain-containing protein; translation: MTIATDPVFFRLLADSYKRLLACPPPFLEGCDGDGPDWLYSRAPNCVLAHNTADDPLFLYANKAAQALFEYEWDEIVGMPSRLSAEAPNRAERQRLLDAVSRDGFATGYSGIRISKSGRRFRIENGVLWQLRDARGTLHGVAATFSNWTSLIER
- a CDS encoding phosphoenolpyruvate carboxylase encodes the protein MDEDVREGDVVADVATAARITGTSPEGAADILFDLLLDVVRRHQPELEPVLTGAAEKSITEFSPELMARALSAQGIWFQLLSIADQNATMRRRRYIERTRGRDALLGTFDHVLSEARYAGIGAREIQNLLETLRIRPVITAHPTESKRVTVLEKYRRIYLLLRELEGVRWTDREQQQILADIRDQIELVWMTGELHLQKPTVEHEVLRGLHFFDETLFEKAPEMMGLLEGALKRNYPDTDFDLPPFFQFGSWIGGDRDGNPFVTTEVTGWALRKNAMAALHHYRDRLIALARSLSISQRALPVPESFQEDLAFELRASGDADSIKERNPGEPYRQFLTCVLRKLDATIERAEGKEIEVGTPHYSNADELIHDLRRMERALTEARSPTIAADMVCPVRRSVELFRFSTVRLDLRENTTRTTQAVQALWWSSEGHSEGEPPELGSPEWRTWLLRALARPLPADPSGEPIPAEAEETIAMFKQAAEIRRGLDPDAYGSFIISMTRSVDDILGAYLLAKHGGLFLDAAGTEICSMPIVPLFETIDDLRAAPAIMREALAIPLIRRSTHWQGGLQEVMLGYSDSNKDGGFVASNWELAKAQSQLTRVGERAGTPISFFHGRGGSVSRGGAPTGRAIAAQPAGSIRGRFRVTEQGEVVSYKYANKGTSLYQMELLVSSVLQHALKSEREAALKPKGEFDDALEALSGLSRVAYDKLLSNPDLVSYFQAASPLEEISMLNIGSRPARRFGASSLKDLRAIPWVFAWSQNRHMITNWYGVGSAIQSFLEVRGDKGERLLAEMFKGSRLFRLIIDEVEKALARVDLKIARDYASLVSDAQVRETIFAMIEKEYALTKDMVLALSGSAFPGERFKQFQASLAERLPTVNQVSREQVELLRRFRASDNEQERESYKSALLLSINTVAAGLGATG
- a CDS encoding cysteine hydrolase family protein, yielding MTSSDFLTRGRPISKGTAALLIIDVQNGTCGPEQARRRPELHAALRDRAVPNIESLLRAFRRARAEVIFTVIENLTANGRDRSLDYKLSGMGFPKGSHEAQVIPALAPKEDELVLPKSSSSVFNSTMLDYVLRNIGIEDVFVVGCLTDQCIDHAVKDGADRGYYMTCIHDACVAETEVRHEAALSCFGGYCRMLSTEDALSLIGAT
- a CDS encoding cupin domain-containing protein, which translates into the protein MPLERAGGVLSGALNAGLPTGLQAEELFDAIVESPGVRIERIVSTGQATPDGDWYDQSRDEFVLLVSGAARLRIDGESRDRDLEPGDWLLLPAHCRHRVTWTQVAPPTIWLVVHFDAAPGGPGDKE
- a CDS encoding YybH family protein, whose product is MIKLLAALITCVLLAVPALADERLADVEAIDNTVGQLDEAFATDDPDALKALMTEDHIAVLPFHRGPETVEQMIAGLSKTDIKQTDLSEPTVVFLGPNSAMRTLTAKFEGTYEDKPVDSTVFITSILVQDEGKWLESFYQVTTIAP
- the lysM gene encoding peptidoglycan-binding protein LysM, whose amino-acid sequence is MGFFDFVKNAGKSIFGSGADAAETDAAEAIAKEVGDPSLADKIKVEVDGETVKVTGDVPDQETREKIIVAAGNVEGISKVDESLKAADDKPEGKFHTVAKGDTLWAIAEKAYGDGSKYMTIFEANKPMLSHPDKIYPGQVLRIPMFVD
- a CDS encoding HpcH/HpaI aldolase/citrate lyase family protein, producing MSFTLIQQATPRLHRSELAVPGSNPGMFEKAAASAADVIFLDLEDAVAPDDKEQARKNIIEGLNDIDWGNKTMMIRINGLDTHYAYRDVIEVLENCPRLDMILIPKVGVPQDVYAIDMLVTQVEQYKKYEKKLGLELLIETALGMANVEAIAQSSPRVEAMSFGVADYAASTRARTVGIGGPHPDHGVLTDADESGERQYHWADPWHYALSRMMVACRAYGLRPIDGPFGDFSDPDGYKAAAKRGAVLGFEGKWAIHPSQIPLANEVFSPAAAEVEKAQRIVDAMKQAAKEGKGAVSLDGRLIDIASIRQAQALLDKAAQIKG